The Procambarus clarkii isolate CNS0578487 chromosome 91, FALCON_Pclarkii_2.0, whole genome shotgun sequence genome includes a region encoding these proteins:
- the LOC138349830 gene encoding UDP-N-acetylglucosamine--peptide N-acetylglucosaminyltransferase 110 kDa subunit-like: MHYKEAIRIQPTFADAYSNMGNTLKEMQDIQGALQCYTRAIQINPAFADAHSNLASIHKDSGNIPEAIQSYRTALKLKPDFPDAYCNLAHCLQIVCDWTDYDARMKKLVAIVGEQLERNRLPSVHPHHSMLYPLSHEYRKAIANRHANLCMEKINVLHKQPYKYPSELTPEGRVRVGYVSSDFGNHPTSHLMQSIPGLHDRSRVEIFCYALSPDDSTAFRNKINREAEHFIDLSQIPCNGKAADRINQDGIHILVNMNGYTKGARNEIFALRPAPIQVMWLGYPGTSGAPFMDYLITDRITSPLRVASQYSEKLAYMPDTFFVGDHKNMFPHLSERVLLDSIDNPKLLNKDCIKDNIALINTTDLNTVIENAEVLTVKEVVKPATTKDSVEVAVTVAQLPTTAPIESMIQTGLAQATINGLVVQNGLATTQINNKAATGEEPPKNILITTRKQYNLPDDAVIYCNFNQLYKIDPSTLQMWCNILKRVPKAVVWLLRFPAHGEANILAQAQHLGVGPGRIIFSNVAAKEEHVRRGQLADVCLDTPLCNGHTTGMDVLWAGTPMITLSGETLASRVAASQLHCLGTPELVATTRQEYEDIASKLGNERGYLKATRAKVWKARMESPLFDCKTYARNLERLFKRMWDKHSSGEKADHITEW; this comes from the exons ATGCATTACAAGGAAGCCATTCGTATCCAGCCAACTTTTGCTGATGCTTACAG TAATATGGGCAACACACTTAAGGAAATGCAAGATATTCAAGGTGCTCTTCAGTGTTACACACGTGCCATCCAAATCAACCCGGCCTTCGCTGATGCTCATTCCAACTTGGCCTCCATCCACAAAGACTCTGGTAACATCCCAGAGGCTATACAA TCGTACCGGACAGCACTGAAACTGAAGCCAGACTTTCCAGATGCTTATTGTAATCTTGCCCATTGCCTACAAATTGTGTGTGATTGGACCGATTATGATGCTCGTATGAAGAAACTGGTTGCCATTGTTGGTGAGCAGTTGGAGCGCAACCGTCTTCCATCCGTTCATCCTCACCATTCAATGCTGTACCCATTGTCCCATGAATATCGAAAGGCTATTGCCAATAGGCATGCCAACCTCTGTATGGAAAAG ATTAATGTGCTACACAAGCAACCCTACAAGTATCCATCCGAGTTAACACCTGAAGGACGTGTTCGAGTGGGCTACGTATCGTCCGACTTTGGCAACCATCCCACCTCGCACCTTATGCAGAGCATCCCTGGCTTGCATGACAGGTCTCGGGTGGAGATATTCTGTTATGCTCTCAGTCCAGATGATAGCACAGCATTTAG GAATAAAATAAATAGAGAAGCTGAACATTTTATCGATCTCTCGCAAATTCCTTGCAATGGCAAAGCTGCTGATCGCATAAATCAAGATGGAATACACATTCTTGTGAACATGAATGGTTACACAAAAGGAGCTCGGAATGAAATCTTTGCCCTTCGTCCTGCACCAATCCAG GTGATGTGGTTGGGGTACCCAGGCACAAGTGGAGCTCCATTCATGGACTACCTTATCACCGATCGTATTACGTCTCCTCTAAGAGTGGCATCACAGTACAGTGAGAAGCTTGCATATATGCCTGATACCTTCTTTGTTGGTGATCACAAAAACATGTTCCCTCATCTTTCAGAACGGGTTCTTCTTGACTCTATT GACAACCCTAAATTATTAAACAAGGATTGCATCAAGGACAATATAGCATTAATAAACACCACCGACCTCAACACTGTAATTGAAAATGCCGAGGTGCTCACCGTCAAAGAGGTGGTGAAACCTGCTACCACCAAAGATTCTGTTGAAGTAGCAGTTACAGTCGCTCAACTTCCTACAACTGCACCTATTGAG TCGATGATTCAAACTGGTTTGGCTCAAGCTACTATAAATGGACTAGTTGTGCAAAATGGTTTAGCCACAACGCAAATCAACAACAAAGCTGCTACTGGAGAGGAACCTCCCAAAAATATTCTCATTACTACACGCAAACAGTATAATTTACCAGATGATGCTGTCATCTATTGTAATTTCAACCAGTTGTACAAAATTGATCCTTCAACTCTACAAATGTGGTGCAAT ATTTTAAAGCGTGTGCCGAAGGCAGTTGTATGGCTGTTACGGTTTCCCGCTCATGGAGAAGCAAACATTCTTGCCCAGGCACAACACCTAGGAGTTGGACCAGGGAGAATAATTTTTTCTAATGTAGCCGCCAAAGAAGAGCATGTCCGTCGAGGACAATTAGCAGATGTTTGCTTAGACACGCCGTTATGTAATGGGCACACTACAG GTATGGATGTATTATGGGCAGGAACTCCCATGATAACATTATCAGGCGAGACACTAGCATCCCGTGTTGCAGCCTCGCAACTTCATTGTCTGGGGACTCCGGAACTTGTGGCCACCACACGTCAAGAATATGAAGATATTGCTTCTAAACTAGGAAATGAAAGAGGATA CTTGAAAGCAACACGTGCTAAAGTGTGGAAGGCACGTATGGAGTCTCCACTGTTTGACTGCAAGACTTACGCCCGGAACCTTGAACGTCTTTTCAAGAGGATGTGGGATAAACATTCTTCAGGTGAAAAGGCAGACCACATTACCGAGTGGTAA